A single region of the Marinobacter salinisoli genome encodes:
- the pcnB gene encoding polynucleotide adenylyltransferase PcnB, which translates to MPKKLVEKLRSLIPSNGKKKARKYQRREVPRDQHNVSRSAISEPAKKVLHRLNKSGYEAYLVGGGVRDILLGGKPKDFDIATNATPEEVHDLFRNSRLIGRRFRIVHVVFGREIIEVTTFRGGADANDDDAPARDARKTSEHGLLLRDNVYGSQEEDALRRDFTVNALYYCIRDFTVIDFASGIEDLKNRQLRLIGDPDTRYREDPVRMLRAIRFAAKLDFQIEPETEAPIRELAPLLAHIPPARLFDEVLKLFSAGQGEATYDLLTRYDLLAPLFPETVRALDSGASDTLIRKALRNTDARIAQGKSVTPYFLFAAMLWPALQAEWARRQDNGDPVQPALHAAIGKVIGRQVQSTSIPKRFSGPMKEIWELQMRLPRRQGKRAFATMEHPRFRAAYDFLLVREAAGELEPGLGQWWTDFQEANERDQERMLSQLSSDAPKKRRRRRKPPAQKQVPQ; encoded by the coding sequence ATGCCTAAAAAACTCGTTGAAAAGCTCCGTTCGCTGATTCCCAGCAACGGCAAAAAAAAAGCGCGCAAGTACCAGCGCAGGGAAGTTCCCCGCGATCAGCATAATGTGTCCAGATCGGCGATCAGCGAACCTGCCAAGAAAGTACTTCACCGCCTGAATAAATCCGGCTACGAAGCGTATCTGGTCGGCGGCGGTGTGCGCGACATTCTGCTCGGCGGCAAACCGAAAGATTTTGATATCGCCACCAACGCCACACCGGAAGAGGTTCACGATCTGTTCAGGAACTCCCGACTGATCGGCCGACGCTTTCGCATTGTCCATGTCGTTTTTGGCCGGGAAATTATCGAAGTCACTACCTTCCGCGGAGGCGCTGACGCAAACGATGACGATGCGCCGGCCAGAGACGCCAGAAAGACCAGCGAACATGGCCTGCTCCTGCGGGACAACGTCTATGGCTCCCAGGAAGAGGATGCCCTGCGTCGGGATTTCACCGTCAATGCCCTTTATTACTGCATTCGCGATTTCACCGTAATCGATTTTGCCAGCGGCATAGAAGACCTGAAGAACCGCCAGCTGCGCCTGATTGGCGACCCGGATACCCGTTACCGGGAAGACCCGGTGCGGATGCTGCGCGCCATCCGATTTGCCGCCAAACTCGATTTCCAGATCGAACCCGAAACCGAAGCCCCGATTCGGGAACTGGCGCCTCTTCTGGCCCACATACCGCCAGCGCGACTGTTCGACGAGGTACTCAAGCTGTTTTCGGCCGGGCAAGGCGAGGCGACCTACGACCTGCTGACCCGTTACGACCTGCTTGCACCACTGTTTCCCGAAACCGTCAGGGCACTGGACAGCGGCGCATCCGACACCTTGATCCGCAAGGCGCTGCGCAACACCGATGCGCGCATCGCTCAGGGCAAATCGGTCACGCCATACTTCCTGTTCGCGGCCATGCTCTGGCCTGCCCTCCAGGCAGAATGGGCGCGCCGCCAGGACAACGGCGATCCGGTGCAACCGGCCTTACACGCTGCCATTGGCAAAGTAATTGGTCGTCAGGTTCAGTCCACGTCGATACCCAAACGTTTTTCAGGCCCCATGAAGGAAATCTGGGAGCTGCAGATGCGCCTGCCGCGACGACAGGGCAAACGCGCCTTCGCCACCATGGAGCATCCACGCTTCCGCGCCGCCTACGACTTCCTCCTGGTTCGGGAAGCGGCTGGCGAACTGGAACCCGGGCTCGGCCAGTGGTGGACCGATTTCCAGGAAGCCAATGAGCGAGATCAGGAGCGCATGCTGTCCCAGTTGAGCAGCGATGCGCCGAAGAAACGCCGCAGAAGACGCAAGCCACCTGCCCAGAAACAGGTGCCACAGTGA
- the dksA gene encoding RNA polymerase-binding protein DksA, with amino-acid sequence MANTAEQQRESFTNFTPYEMKKGEEYMSDDMLQHFKGLLLQWKQELMEEVDRTMHHMQEDAANYADPSDRATQEEEFSLELRTRDRERKLIKKIDQTIDRIDKDDYGFCDQCGVEIGIRRLEARPTATLCIDCKTLAEIREKQTGI; translated from the coding sequence ATGGCAAATACAGCAGAACAACAACGCGAGAGTTTCACCAACTTCACCCCTTACGAAATGAAGAAGGGTGAAGAGTACATGAGTGACGACATGCTTCAGCACTTCAAGGGCCTGCTGCTTCAGTGGAAGCAGGAGCTCATGGAAGAAGTTGATCGCACCATGCACCACATGCAGGAAGACGCGGCAAATTACGCGGATCCGAGCGACCGCGCAACCCAGGAAGAGGAATTCAGCCTGGAACTGCGCACCCGGGATCGTGAGCGCAAACTGATCAAGAAGATCGATCAGACCATCGATCGCATCGACAAGGATGATTACGGCTTCTGTGATCAGTGCGGCGTAGAAATCGGCATTCGCCGCCTGGAAGCGCGCCCTACCGCCACCCTGTGCATTGACTGCAAAACCCTGGCCGAAATCCGGGAAAAGCAGACCGGTATCTAA
- the panC gene encoding pantoate--beta-alanine ligase, whose translation MRTVHSIKELRTILRGYRQQDKTIGLVPTMGNLHEGHISLVRKAGEAADIVVTSIFVNPMQFGASEDLDTYPRTLAQDQEQLEAAGNTLVFAPNVEEVYPEGLARQTQVVVPDVSDGHCGASRPGHFEGVATVVTMLFNMVQPDVAVFGEKDFQQLTVIRKLVRDLCIPVEVIGAPTVREDDGLAKSSRNSYLSEGDRGIAPAMYRILEETGRKLAAGRSDFAALESEAKEAMVQAGLRPDYFNIVNSDTLKPATNEDTSLTLLVAAFLGTTRLIDNLTVTR comes from the coding sequence ATGAGAACCGTACATTCCATCAAAGAGCTCCGCACCATTCTCCGCGGTTACCGCCAACAGGATAAAACCATCGGCCTGGTGCCCACCATGGGCAACCTGCACGAAGGTCACATCTCGCTGGTGCGCAAAGCCGGCGAGGCTGCCGACATCGTGGTCACCAGCATTTTTGTCAACCCGATGCAGTTTGGCGCCAGCGAAGACCTGGACACGTACCCGCGAACACTCGCGCAAGACCAGGAACAGCTTGAGGCGGCCGGCAATACCCTGGTGTTTGCCCCTAACGTCGAAGAAGTGTATCCCGAAGGCTTGGCCAGACAAACCCAGGTTGTCGTGCCAGACGTCAGCGACGGCCACTGCGGCGCCAGCCGGCCCGGACATTTCGAGGGCGTAGCGACAGTGGTGACCATGCTTTTCAACATGGTTCAACCCGACGTTGCCGTCTTTGGCGAGAAGGACTTTCAGCAACTGACCGTCATCCGGAAACTGGTGCGCGATCTCTGCATCCCCGTTGAGGTCATTGGCGCCCCTACGGTGCGCGAAGACGATGGTCTGGCAAAAAGTTCCCGAAACAGCTACCTCTCGGAGGGCGATCGCGGCATAGCGCCTGCAATGTATCGCATTCTTGAGGAGACGGGCCGCAAACTGGCTGCAGGCCGGTCAGACTTCGCCGCCCTGGAGAGCGAGGCGAAAGAGGCCATGGTGCAGGCCGGTTTACGGCCGGATTACTTCAACATTGTGAACAGTGACACTCTGAAGCCCGCGACCAACGAAGATACGAGCCTGACCCTGCTCGTGGCAGCCTTCCTGGGCACCACGCGCCTGATTGACAATCTGACGGTAACTCGATGA
- the folK gene encoding 2-amino-4-hydroxy-6-hydroxymethyldihydropteridine diphosphokinase — MSTNAFIGLGSNLEDPAGQLARAVAELAALPASTLIAQSPFYASRPVGPQDQPDFVNGAVWLKTTLTPHVLLHHLHTIEQQHGRQRIKHWGPRTLDLDLLLYGNHCIDDERLTVPHRELANRDFVLQPLLDLDPDLALPDGRPLTFLRQHCPDNQLRKLPPLVRTPLNNPQP; from the coding sequence ATGAGCACCAATGCATTCATCGGCCTCGGCAGCAATCTTGAGGATCCGGCGGGACAACTGGCCCGGGCCGTGGCAGAACTGGCAGCGCTACCGGCAAGCACACTGATCGCCCAATCACCGTTTTACGCCAGCCGCCCGGTTGGCCCGCAGGACCAGCCAGACTTCGTCAACGGCGCGGTCTGGCTGAAGACAACGCTGACACCCCATGTTTTGCTGCATCACCTGCACACCATTGAACAGCAACATGGTCGACAACGAATAAAGCACTGGGGCCCACGCACCCTGGATCTGGACTTATTGCTGTACGGCAACCACTGCATTGACGACGAACGCCTGACGGTTCCGCACCGAGAGCTAGCCAACCGGGACTTTGTCCTCCAGCCGCTGCTGGACCTGGATCCGGACCTGGCACTGCCGGACGGCAGACCGCTGACTTTCCTCAGACAGCACTGCCCCGACAACCAGTTGCGCAAACTTCCGCCCTTAGTCCGAACCCCGCTGAACAACCCGCAACCCTGA
- the sfsA gene encoding DNA/RNA nuclease SfsA, whose protein sequence is MKFSDPLIQGHLLRRYKRFLADVRLPDGTEVTAHCPNTGSMLGCQPDNARVWLTGSDNPKRKLKYTWELVEVAPGQLACINTGRANAQAKAAVQAGTIAELTGYPSCRSEVKYGAENSRIDLYLSGHAHKPDAWVEVKNVTLADAGQGYFPDAVTVRGQKHLRELIGQAAQGDRAVLLFVVNHTGVEVVQPADHIDPAYGALLREAVAAGVEVLAYRAELAGEGGEPSGSLALTESVPVSLET, encoded by the coding sequence ATGAAGTTTTCAGATCCCCTGATCCAGGGGCACTTATTGCGTCGCTACAAGCGGTTTTTGGCGGATGTCCGGTTACCCGATGGCACTGAGGTGACGGCCCATTGCCCGAATACCGGGTCTATGTTGGGCTGTCAGCCGGACAACGCCCGGGTATGGCTGACCGGTAGCGATAACCCCAAGCGCAAGCTCAAATACACCTGGGAACTGGTGGAAGTTGCACCCGGTCAACTGGCGTGCATTAACACCGGCCGGGCCAACGCCCAGGCCAAAGCGGCGGTGCAGGCCGGAACCATTGCGGAATTAACCGGTTACCCATCGTGCCGGTCCGAGGTCAAATACGGCGCAGAGAATAGCCGGATCGATCTGTACCTGTCGGGTCACGCGCATAAGCCCGATGCCTGGGTGGAGGTCAAGAATGTCACGCTTGCGGATGCTGGGCAGGGCTACTTCCCCGACGCGGTAACCGTTCGGGGCCAAAAGCATCTTCGGGAGCTGATCGGGCAGGCGGCGCAGGGTGATCGGGCCGTCCTGCTGTTCGTGGTCAATCACACCGGGGTGGAGGTGGTTCAGCCCGCAGACCATATCGATCCGGCCTACGGGGCGCTATTGCGGGAAGCGGTGGCGGCCGGTGTGGAAGTGCTTGCTTACCGGGCCGAGTTGGCCGGGGAGGGGGGCGAACCATCGGGCAGTCTGGCGCTCACCGAATCGGTGCCGGTCAGTCTGGAAACCTGA
- the gluQRS gene encoding tRNA glutamyl-Q(34) synthetase GluQRS, giving the protein MTTPRYRGRFAPSPTGPLHFGSLVTALASYLEARAHQGDWLVRIEDLDPLREPPEATDQILASLEAHGLIADEPIRFQSRRHPAYQSAIEQLLASGHAYRCACSRKQLKANDGRHPAHCRDTTAVPRHIRHAIRFKLEDESSHWQDQLLGPQRQTVNAELDDPVLLRKEGFFAYQLAVVVDDIDQGISDVVRGSDLLDMTAQQQQIYRALGAQPPAWLHIPVILNEQGQKLSKQTHAPALDNNRAAGNLAEALQALGQNPPGHLAAAGVDAVLEWAMSHWRRRAIHLTSG; this is encoded by the coding sequence ATGACTACCCCACGCTATCGCGGCCGCTTCGCGCCATCACCCACAGGCCCACTGCATTTCGGCTCACTGGTGACCGCCCTGGCCAGCTATCTTGAGGCACGGGCCCACCAGGGTGACTGGCTGGTGCGCATTGAAGACCTGGACCCACTCCGGGAACCGCCGGAAGCCACCGATCAGATCCTTGCCAGCCTGGAGGCTCACGGCCTGATTGCGGACGAACCGATCCGCTTCCAGTCCCGCCGGCACCCAGCTTATCAGTCCGCCATTGAGCAACTGCTCGCTTCAGGCCATGCGTACCGCTGCGCCTGTTCCCGCAAGCAACTGAAAGCCAACGACGGCCGGCATCCCGCTCATTGCCGTGACACGACGGCGGTGCCCAGGCACATCCGCCACGCCATCCGCTTCAAGCTGGAAGATGAATCCAGCCATTGGCAAGATCAACTGTTGGGCCCGCAGCGACAAACCGTCAACGCTGAACTGGACGATCCGGTGCTGCTTCGCAAGGAAGGTTTTTTCGCCTACCAGCTCGCGGTGGTGGTCGATGACATCGACCAGGGCATTAGCGATGTCGTGCGCGGTTCGGACCTGCTGGACATGACAGCCCAGCAACAGCAGATCTATCGCGCACTCGGCGCCCAGCCTCCCGCGTGGCTTCACATCCCGGTGATTCTCAACGAGCAGGGCCAGAAACTCAGCAAACAGACCCACGCCCCCGCTCTGGATAACAATCGCGCCGCCGGCAATCTTGCCGAGGCCCTGCAGGCGCTGGGGCAAAACCCGCCGGGGCACCTCGCCGCCGCTGGTGTTGACGCGGTCCTGGAATGGGCCATGTCCCACTGGCGCAGAAGGGCCATTCACCTGACATCGGGCTAA
- a CDS encoding ATP-binding protein, producing MSFSAPTLLSASLIYLLLLFGIAWITERGALPRHWVRHPLVYTLSLGVYAGIWAVYAAVGVAADTGYGFLAYYLGISGAFLLAPVLLNPVMRIGRAYQLTSLADLFAYRYRSQWAGTLVTLCSGSAILALLSMQIQAVSTSASILAPETPTNVISLMFSITVVLFAMLFGTRRDQASENHQGLVLAIAFDSLVKLVALLALGGVVLFGVFGGMDGLDQWLTDHQSPATTMTLSIDDGSWRALMLMAFAGALVLPHMYHMTFSENPSPRALAKASWGLPLYLLLLGLPVPLILWGGQALEVTVPPSFYVLGIAQAIDSPALTLLMYIAGLSAASGLMIVSTLALAGMVLNHIILPLKTPREQGDIYRWLRWVRRLLIAMIIFLALLFHQTLGKHLDLSILGILSLSGMLQLLPGALGVIYWPEGNRRGLIAGLMLGLAIWIVTLVLPFSHTTNLLVLLDAPLVPDDSNWYIFTFISLTANVALFAVVSILSGSTGEETSAAQACSVGALSRPQRRELLATSSADFARQLSEPLGFGVAKREVERALAQLKLPEIEYRPYQLRRLRDQIEVNLSGLLGPTVARDMVKRYLGFKPMARGGTAQDIRYVERALGEYQNRLTGLAGELDNLRRHYRQTLQNLPIPACSVGEDGEILMWNHTMEALTGISADDVVGAKLMTLPEHWHLLLDDFNRGEDLHRYKHRLDLQGKPHWLNLHKAALSGPDHPEGGSIILVEDQTETRLLEDELMHSERLASVGRLAAGVAHEIGNPVTGISSLAQNLKLETDNPDILDTANQIQQQTRRISTILQSLMNFARTGNHAQANRYEPVAIRRCVDESINLLSLSDKDGHIRYINELPAELRVQGDEQRLVQVFVNLLANARDASPEGGTVWVSGNGDGYSAIIEVVDQGSGIPEDQLDHIFEPFYTTKAPNKGTGLGLSLVYSIIEEHYGNIQVESPADKESGRGTCVRLRLPAYESTPEHHTISQNERS from the coding sequence ATGAGTTTTAGCGCACCCACTCTGCTTTCAGCCAGCCTGATCTATCTTCTCCTGCTGTTTGGCATTGCCTGGATCACAGAGCGCGGCGCCTTGCCGCGCCACTGGGTCCGCCATCCGCTGGTCTACACCCTCAGCCTGGGTGTCTACGCCGGCATCTGGGCGGTGTACGCCGCCGTCGGCGTGGCTGCGGATACCGGCTACGGCTTTCTGGCCTATTACCTGGGTATCAGCGGGGCGTTTCTGCTTGCCCCGGTTTTGCTGAATCCGGTAATGCGAATCGGACGGGCCTATCAGCTCACGTCGCTGGCGGATCTGTTCGCCTACCGATACCGCAGCCAGTGGGCTGGCACCCTGGTCACCCTGTGCTCGGGCTCCGCCATTCTTGCCCTGTTGAGTATGCAGATTCAGGCGGTGAGCACCTCGGCGTCGATCCTGGCGCCAGAGACCCCCACCAACGTCATCAGCCTGATGTTCAGTATCACCGTGGTGCTGTTTGCCATGCTGTTCGGAACCCGGCGGGATCAGGCCTCGGAAAACCACCAGGGGCTGGTACTGGCCATCGCCTTTGACTCGCTGGTTAAACTGGTTGCCCTGCTGGCTCTCGGGGGCGTAGTCCTGTTCGGTGTGTTTGGCGGAATGGACGGGCTTGACCAGTGGCTGACCGATCACCAGTCACCCGCGACGACCATGACGCTCAGCATCGACGACGGCAGCTGGCGCGCCCTGATGCTGATGGCCTTTGCCGGGGCGCTGGTACTGCCCCACATGTACCATATGACGTTCAGCGAGAACCCGTCGCCCCGTGCACTGGCCAAGGCCAGCTGGGGGCTCCCGCTTTACCTGCTGCTGCTGGGCTTGCCAGTGCCGCTGATTCTGTGGGGCGGCCAGGCGCTGGAGGTAACTGTCCCGCCAAGCTTCTACGTACTCGGCATCGCTCAGGCGATCGACAGCCCGGCTCTCACCCTGCTGATGTACATCGCTGGCCTCTCAGCCGCCAGCGGATTGATGATTGTCAGCACCCTGGCGCTGGCGGGAATGGTCTTGAACCACATCATCCTGCCGCTGAAAACGCCACGGGAACAGGGCGACATCTATCGCTGGCTGCGCTGGGTAAGGCGCCTGCTCATCGCCATGATCATTTTCCTGGCGCTGTTGTTCCACCAGACCCTGGGCAAACACCTTGACCTGTCGATTCTCGGCATCCTGTCACTGTCTGGCATGCTGCAATTGCTGCCGGGAGCTCTGGGGGTCATCTACTGGCCCGAAGGCAATCGCCGGGGCCTGATTGCCGGCCTGATGCTGGGGCTTGCCATCTGGATCGTGACCCTGGTCCTGCCCTTCTCACACACCACCAACCTGCTGGTGCTTCTGGATGCACCACTGGTTCCCGATGACTCCAACTGGTACATCTTCACTTTCATCAGCCTGACCGCCAACGTGGCGCTGTTTGCCGTGGTGTCCATTCTCAGCGGCAGCACCGGCGAGGAAACCAGCGCCGCCCAGGCGTGCTCGGTCGGCGCCCTGTCCCGACCCCAGCGGCGCGAACTGCTGGCCACCTCGTCGGCGGATTTCGCGCGCCAGCTTTCCGAGCCGCTCGGGTTCGGCGTCGCCAAGCGGGAAGTCGAGCGGGCCCTTGCCCAGCTGAAACTGCCGGAAATCGAATATCGTCCGTACCAGCTCAGGCGCCTCAGAGACCAGATTGAGGTCAACCTGTCCGGCCTGCTCGGGCCCACCGTGGCCAGGGACATGGTGAAACGCTATCTCGGCTTCAAACCCATGGCCCGGGGTGGCACTGCCCAGGACATCCGGTATGTCGAACGGGCGCTGGGAGAATACCAGAACCGCCTGACCGGACTGGCCGGCGAGCTGGACAACCTGCGTCGCCACTACCGGCAAACCCTGCAGAATCTTCCGATTCCCGCCTGCTCCGTGGGCGAGGACGGCGAGATCCTGATGTGGAACCACACCATGGAAGCGCTGACCGGGATTTCCGCCGACGATGTGGTGGGCGCCAAGCTCATGACCCTGCCGGAGCACTGGCACCTTCTGCTGGATGACTTCAATCGCGGCGAGGACCTGCACCGCTACAAGCACCGCCTTGATCTGCAGGGCAAACCACACTGGCTGAACCTGCATAAAGCAGCCCTGAGCGGCCCGGACCACCCGGAAGGCGGCAGCATCATCCTGGTTGAAGACCAGACTGAAACCCGGTTACTCGAGGATGAGTTGATGCACAGCGAGCGGCTGGCATCGGTCGGCCGGCTGGCGGCGGGCGTGGCTCACGAAATTGGCAATCCGGTAACCGGAATTTCCTCCCTGGCCCAGAATCTGAAGCTGGAGACCGACAATCCGGATATTCTGGATACCGCCAATCAGATACAGCAGCAAACCCGGCGGATTTCGACCATCCTGCAATCCCTGATGAATTTCGCCCGCACCGGCAACCACGCACAGGCCAACCGCTACGAGCCAGTCGCCATCCGCCGCTGCGTGGATGAGTCCATCAATCTGCTGTCCCTGAGTGACAAAGACGGCCACATACGTTACATCAACGAACTGCCTGCAGAGCTTCGGGTGCAGGGCGATGAACAGCGTCTGGTGCAGGTATTCGTCAACCTTTTGGCCAACGCAAGAGACGCATCACCGGAGGGCGGCACGGTTTGGGTCAGTGGAAACGGCGACGGCTACTCCGCTATCATCGAGGTTGTCGATCAGGGCTCAGGTATTCCCGAGGATCAGCTGGACCATATTTTCGAGCCTTTCTACACCACCAAGGCTCCCAATAAGGGCACCGGGCTGGGCCTTTCGCTGGTGTACAGCATCATCGAAGAGCACTATGGCAACATACAGGTTGAAAGCCCCGCTGATAAGGAATCGGGCCGGGGCACCTGCGTGCGGCTCAGACTGCCAGCGTATGAATCGACCCCCGAGCACCACACGATCAGCCAGAACGAAAGGTCTTGA
- a CDS encoding Rieske (2Fe-2S) protein, translating into MNNTVKSPWQTVCKLSELPPGLFLEFRIHQPDRDPDTIPLTGFAFLQDGNPAAYVNQCPHLGVELNWMPGRFMDTDNLFIQCSTHGALFKPGTGECITGPCQGEYLTALDVRVEEGQVQIRFPD; encoded by the coding sequence ATGAACAACACGGTAAAGAGCCCCTGGCAGACCGTGTGCAAGCTGAGCGAACTTCCGCCCGGCCTGTTTCTGGAATTCCGCATCCACCAGCCGGACCGCGATCCGGATACCATACCGCTAACCGGGTTTGCCTTCCTGCAGGATGGCAATCCGGCGGCTTACGTTAACCAATGCCCCCACCTGGGCGTCGAATTGAACTGGATGCCCGGTCGGTTCATGGACACCGACAACCTGTTCATACAGTGTTCCACCCACGGCGCCTTGTTCAAACCGGGCACCGGGGAATGCATCACAGGGCCCTGCCAGGGCGAGTACCTGACGGCCCTGGATGTGCGTGTCGAGGAAGGCCAGGTACAGATCAGGTTTCCAGACTGA
- a CDS encoding sigma-54-dependent transcriptional regulator, with protein MPRILIVEDEDIIRSAVRKLLQHAGYEVSDASSVEEAETLEPDQFDLIISDLRLPGAAGTELINLAPDTPVLIMTSYASLRSAVDSMKMGAVEYIAKPFDHDEMLAAVENILARNPAGADQPQKPSDSGSGEQPDPASIMFGQCEPMQRVFTLIRKVAPTETTVLIQGESGTGKELAARALHLLSPRAAKPLISVNCAAIPESLIESELFGHEKGAFTGAVSARTGLIEAADGGSLFLDEIGELPAEAQARLLRVLQEGEIRKVGSTQSRKVNVRMIAATHRNLKAMTATGEFREDLYYRLNVMQVRIPPLRDRKGDILGLARRFLQQQAEKMGKPNLSLSPQAMQAMERHRWPGNVRELENAIERATILCEGDIITPDLLDLELEAGDEHIPESLVAGNNEQSRAPDADSGSDLSLEDYFQHFVLENQDRMSETELAQKLGISRKSLWERRQRLGIPRKKTSGS; from the coding sequence ATGCCGCGCATCCTGATAGTAGAAGATGAAGACATCATTCGCTCTGCGGTTCGAAAACTGCTGCAGCATGCTGGCTACGAAGTATCGGATGCCAGCTCGGTGGAAGAGGCAGAAACCCTGGAACCCGATCAGTTTGACCTGATCATTTCCGATCTCCGTCTGCCGGGCGCCGCAGGCACCGAACTGATCAACCTTGCGCCCGACACCCCCGTGCTGATCATGACCAGTTACGCCAGCCTGCGCTCGGCGGTGGACTCCATGAAGATGGGCGCGGTGGAATACATCGCCAAGCCGTTCGACCATGACGAAATGCTGGCGGCGGTTGAAAACATCCTAGCCCGCAACCCGGCCGGCGCAGATCAGCCACAGAAGCCGTCAGACTCCGGTAGCGGCGAACAGCCCGACCCGGCCAGCATCATGTTCGGGCAATGCGAGCCCATGCAACGGGTGTTCACACTGATCCGTAAAGTCGCCCCCACGGAAACGACGGTGCTGATTCAGGGCGAATCGGGAACCGGGAAGGAACTGGCGGCCAGGGCCCTGCACCTGCTGAGCCCCCGGGCTGCCAAACCCCTGATTTCAGTCAACTGCGCCGCAATCCCCGAAAGCCTGATCGAATCGGAACTGTTCGGCCATGAGAAAGGAGCCTTCACCGGCGCCGTGTCCGCCCGCACCGGCTTGATCGAGGCCGCAGACGGCGGCAGCCTCTTCCTCGACGAAATCGGCGAATTACCGGCCGAAGCCCAGGCCAGGCTTTTGCGCGTGCTTCAGGAAGGGGAAATTCGCAAAGTCGGCTCGACCCAGAGTCGCAAGGTCAACGTGCGGATGATTGCGGCTACGCACCGCAATCTGAAAGCGATGACCGCAACGGGCGAATTCCGGGAAGACCTGTACTACCGACTGAACGTCATGCAGGTCCGCATTCCACCGCTAAGAGATCGCAAAGGCGACATCCTCGGCCTGGCCAGACGCTTCTTGCAGCAGCAGGCCGAGAAGATGGGCAAGCCCAATCTGAGCCTGAGCCCACAAGCCATGCAGGCGATGGAGCGTCATCGCTGGCCAGGAAACGTCAGGGAACTGGAGAACGCCATCGAACGCGCGACCATTCTTTGCGAGGGCGACATCATCACGCCGGACTTACTGGACCTCGAACTGGAAGCCGGAGACGAGCACATCCCTGAAAGTCTGGTCGCTGGCAACAATGAACAAAGCCGTGCTCCCGATGCAGATTCTGGCAGCGACCTATCGCTCGAAGACTACTTCCAGCATTTTGTCCTTGAAAATCAGGATCGCATGAGCGAGACCGAGTTGGCCCAGAAGCTCGGCATCAGCCGGAAATCGCTTTGGGAGCGGCGTCAGCGCCTTGGCATCCCCCGGAAAAAAACCTCCGGTAGCTGA
- the panB gene encoding 3-methyl-2-oxobutanoate hydroxymethyltransferase — protein sequence MAVTINTLRQYKQKGEAFSVLTSYDATFAQVVSEAGVDVILIGDSLGMVLQGNDSTLPVTMEQMEYHTRCVAKGNRGALIMADMPFMTYGTVESALANAAQLMRAGAHLVKLEGTDWMKDTIRALSERGVPVCAHLGLTPQFVNKFGGYKVQGRDEKTAEMMIEHACELEAAGADVILLECVPAPLAARITQAVKAPVIGIGAGSETDGQVLVLHDMLGITPGRKPRFVKNFLAETGSVNEAIAAYVSAVRDRTFPAEEHTFKA from the coding sequence ATGGCTGTTACCATCAATACCCTGCGCCAATACAAACAAAAGGGCGAAGCTTTCTCCGTTCTGACCTCCTACGACGCAACCTTCGCTCAGGTGGTTAGCGAAGCCGGAGTGGACGTGATCCTGATCGGCGACTCTCTTGGCATGGTCCTGCAGGGCAACGACAGCACCTTACCGGTAACCATGGAGCAGATGGAATATCACACTCGCTGCGTTGCCAAGGGTAACCGTGGTGCACTGATCATGGCGGATATGCCATTCATGACCTACGGCACCGTCGAATCCGCCCTGGCGAACGCGGCTCAGCTGATGCGGGCCGGCGCCCACCTGGTGAAACTGGAAGGCACCGACTGGATGAAGGACACCATACGCGCACTGAGCGAACGCGGTGTGCCAGTCTGCGCCCATCTGGGCCTGACCCCGCAATTCGTGAACAAGTTTGGCGGGTACAAGGTACAGGGGCGAGATGAGAAAACTGCGGAAATGATGATCGAGCATGCCTGCGAGCTGGAAGCCGCCGGAGCCGATGTCATTCTGCTCGAGTGCGTCCCTGCGCCTCTGGCCGCGCGCATCACCCAAGCCGTTAAGGCCCCGGTTATCGGTATTGGCGCCGGCTCCGAAACCGACGGCCAGGTGCTGGTGCTGCACGACATGCTGGGCATCACTCCGGGCCGAAAGCCGCGCTTTGTGAAAAACTTCCTGGCGGAAACCGGCTCTGTGAACGAAGCCATTGCCGCCTACGTTTCAGCTGTTCGTGACCGGACATTCCCCGCCGAGGAGCACACGTTCAAGGCATGA